TAATACACCatgtaattcaaattcaaatggcagggaagaaaggtagtaaaagaGAAATGCAAGAAAAAGGTCAAATCAGTGGAATTTGaaattgttaatataaaaagaTAACAGGAAAGTcttattcttcattcatttaattgattACAAGTAAATGTAGTTTAGTAAATTAGATGTCCACTTTTTACAATAAAGGTGAtgaaaagtacaaatatttaatacagtCTCTAAATTAATAGAAGGTTTTCATAAAtgtggggtcagtaagatgtttcattactatttttttaaaaaaaataatacttttattcagcaagaacacATCAGATTGATCAAAAGccatagtaaagacatttataatgttacaaaagtgttCTGCTATTTAAAAAGTGTGGCGCTTTTGAACGTTCTATTCACTAAAGTATCACATTTTCAcgaaaacattaagcagcagtTTGATAACACTGATACAACATTAATATGTTTCACTATATGTCCGTTTttactgatcaaataaatgcagctttggtgtgAATAAgagacttaaagggataattcaccaaaaaaaagaaaattctgtcattaattactcaccctcatgtcgttccaaacccgtgagacgtttgttaatcttcagaacacaatttaagatattttaatgaaacctgagagcattcaaggccaagaaagatagtaaggatgCTAATAAAATAGCCCATTTGACAGTGGTTCAACTAtacttttatgaagctacgattttgtgcacaaaggaaacaaaaataactatttagctctcggatttcatccaaaatatcttaatttgcattctgaagatgaacgaatgtcttacgggtttggaacgacatgagagtgagtaattaatgactgaattttcatttttgggtgaactgtctctttaagacaTTCAAAtgttactgaccctaaacttttgaactgcagtgtgtaataataataataattaaatgttgatTTACACCACGCCTAGCATGTCACACTGATGTCACTGcttaaaaagtcaaaacataAAAGTCCAGCATCTTTTTCATTCTAATTTTAGCCttctttaatatgttttaaacatgtCTAAATTGACTTTACCCCTTATAGATTGGCACTGAACTCATACTGTGTCCTTGTCAAACTCGCACACGAAGTACATAGTGAGGTGACAAGCCACATCAATCCACTCGCCTGAAGACACCATCTCGACGCAATCCTCGTCATCGTAAGCGTTGTTTGGCTCGCCCTCCCTCCACTTGCTGAAAGTGGTCATGGGTGAACGCTCCACATACACAAAGTGGCCTTCTCGCTCCAGGTCATTAATGCCGATATACACTCTACTGAGGCCGGCGTCAGTGACGTAGCCAGCGATGGCTCTGTTAGCCGCCGCGTCTTTGGGCATAGCCAGGTGTCCACCTCGGCCCTGACAAAACACCTCCGCATCCCTGTAGCGTTTTTCCTCCTTCACCAGCAGATAGACCTTGCTGTCTGTCTCTTTGATGCCAGCGACAGCTGCGGGGGAGGGCAGTGCTGAAAAATGAGGATCTGAATTTCTATAATCACACCGCAGCAGCCAGCGTTCACACAAGTTCATTCTGACAGTCAAACAAAAGAGCTTCTGGCTAATAGCTAAATACTTTTGTCTGTGTGCATTCACCCTGCACATCAAAACGAACAACTGTATGAATCAACTTGACAACATCACATTATTGTAATCTCATAAACATTGGTAGACAGTGCAACTGGTTCATTCTTTATCTTCTGGACATACCATTTTTAATGAACTTCAGCTCATTGGTTAATTGTGCCACTTGAATATCCATTTCACCAATCATTTTCCGTAAGGGTGCGCACTCACAGGGGACGCCTGAGGAGAGAAATTAAATACAAGACCATTCACATGAGCAGTCCAAGCATTAAACTGGTTCATAATGAGTTCAATCCAATTACCAACTGATATGAACTGAATTCTATTTCAGCAAGGCCTATACCTGGATCTCCATTTGGGCCTTTAGGTCCCGGATCTCCCATATCACCTTTTATACCTAGAAAAAAAGACGCCTATTGCATTATTAAGCAGTTAGACAAAACAAGCCTGATTACTTTCATAATTGCAATTTCATTCTCAAGCTTACCTTTGAGTCCAGTGGGACCCATTTTCCCATAACGTCCGGGACTACCTTTTTGGCCTTTGACTCCAGGGGGACCTGGAAAATAAGGTATTAAACTTAATAAGTACAAAAAATAAGCACGAATATGAACCGAAGAATGTAGTAATTCCCAGAATGGAGTAGGATTCCCTTGTTTATCAGTATGCTGAGGCTTTTATAAACACAATGATGGGTCAACACTGGGTTAGCTATCTAAAAGCAAGATAAGCAAAGTTTTAGGGgccctttaaaggattagttcactcctaaattaaaatttcctgataatttactcaaccctatgccatccaagatgttcatgtttgtctttttcagtcgaaaaagaaattaagaatcCAAGAAATTAACATTCCAGggtttttctctatatagtggacttcaacaggttgaaggtccaaattgcagtttcaatgcagctttaaacagggttcgtacagatactgtaaaatgaaatagcaggactttcaaggacttttcaagcactgcttttttattttcaagggCTTCCAttagagatctcacttatcaaacaatgtcttctcttttaaattaaaaccatggttaatttttgtaggGGATTTGTAACTGTgctgccttaatggtttgatgttttctactgtttaataaaaaaaaaaaaaaaatcacaaaaccaCTCCCCACTCTGAAGTCCAAAacttaatcaaatgatttgggAATCTGCACCAAAGTCTTTATCTGAATCAGAtgatttgtgaacaaatgtGTAGCAGCAACATACATATGTAGGGTATAAGGTACATATACAGATgtaaaaattagaaaataaaataaatatataaattaacaaatcagaaaaaggaaaggaaattaACCACCTTATACCTGCCTCAGGCTGTCCAAAATACCTAGTTGTAACTGATGTGAAAGGCTATAAAACAAGGCAACAGAtcatcagaaaaagaaagaaagaaataaggaCAATGAAAGacaaatagaataaataaataaataataataatacaacatagtaataaataaatgtgattaaatGGCATAGAGTCAGTTGGTCCATATTTGTTCATATGTTTAGGTGACCCCTCCCTCAATAAATTTTAAgtcatcaaaatatattaagaagTGTGACCATGttcaaaaaatgtatgttttgagCCTCTGACAgtgaatttgatttttttcaagCTGAATATGATACATCACTTCTTTAACCCATCTATTATGTATTGGGGGCTCAGCTTTTTTCCAATGGAAAAGAATTAAACGTCTTGCCAACAGCGTGGTAAAGGCAATTACATTATTCATTCCCTCCGTAAGTACAGTATTTTCAGAACTAATACCAAAAACGGCTAAGAGGGGGTCAGGGTCAATAGAAACACCATATATATCTCTAAAAGATTTAAAGATATCTTTCCAAAATCCCTCCAGTTTTGGGCATGACCAGAACATATGGGCTGTTGTGGCTGGTGAGTGTAGACATCTAATGCAAGCAGGACTAACAGTGGGGTAGATCCTAGCCAATTTTGAACTGGTGAAATGTAGTCTGtgaagtattttaaataaataccatGTCTGGCGCAGGGTGATGATGAGTGTACTTTGTCCAAAATACCTACCCATTCAATATCAGTAAAGTCTCTACCCAGGCCATATTGCCATGAATTTTTATCACGGTCTAAACTTTGTGGATCTATAGTGCTTATAAGAGAATAAATATGAGAAATTAGTGCTTTGCCCTCTGGTTTTAAATCTAGCATAGCCTCAATGACTGAAGGAGCCGGTATGTCTGGAAAAGACTTGGACGTTGACTTAATAAAACTCCTTATTTGCAGGCATCTAAAAATGGGGTTTAGACAGGGAAAAGTTGTGCACAAGCTCCTCAACTGAacaaataatattgtttaaaaatacatctttGAAGGACCTAATTCCCTGATCTTCCCATGCCAGAAACGCAGTATCTATAAAGGATGGGGGGAATAAACAATTGGAGACAATGGGACCAGCAATTGAAGCAGCTTGGAAACCAAAATGCCTCCTGAACTGTGACCAAATTTTTAACGTATACACAACTACTGAATTAGGTGATGTAATGAAATACTTTCCTGATATTGGAAGTGGCGCACAGATCAAAGACTTGAGGGAGAATTTGGTGCAGGCTTCCTCCTCTTGCACCCACACAGGCATTGACTGTGAATCCCAAGATGATACCCAATACACTATTTTTTGAATATCGCTTGcccaataataaaacaaaaagttagGGAATGCCATCCCTCCTTGACACTTAGGTTTCTGCAAAAAAGATTTCCCAATTTGAGGGGAttgtgtgagtaaattatcttgAAATTTTAAtgcaggagtgaactaatcctttaaagcgTACAAATTTGGCAGCTCTCTGTTTAGTCACTTGGTTTGAAAGTTTTGGAAATTCTTTTAACACCTAAAACTCCTTTACAGGTTGCGAAGAGCTTGAGTCTTGTTTCATCATGTAAGTGAATAGTAATTAAAAAGCACTGATGGAATTCGATTAAGCTCTCAAAATGGTTTAGTGTTACCTGGCTCTCCAGGTGGCCCTACTTTCCCAGGTCTCCCAGGTGCTCCTTTCTCTCCTTTCTCTCCTGCTTCACCTATAGGAATACAGGAACAAAGTCATAGACTTGCACAGACAAAGCAGTTCAGAATAACAaatagttttacttttattattatactgtgCATATTCTCTATTCATAGTATTTCCTGTAGTATTTtcaaatttagattttaagCGTTATCTATATAATTAccaacctggtctcatgacaaAACATACCTGAGGGAACTTTTTTGTGAGATGCAAAATACATaccaaaaagtaaaaatatctcTAGgggtggtaaaacagcgagcacttttttgtacacagttatgattacagctccatatgtttcgctttccagTAGTGCTACCTATCAGATTATGCTACcaagactgtatttttaatacagtaGGTTTAGGATGTAAAAAGCTTGCTCAGTAACTCAGGCGGCACGGAGTTGGACTTGAGATGCTGAGTacttgggtacgaatcccatGAAAACAAgactcacaatgaaagagctgaaagatgagagattgaaaaacaagctaaaacaggcaggtttaggtgtagtgcagattattttaaaacgtcaaataatttacattttctatctatcagattgtgttttattaatgtctacatccaccccaaccctaaacctaccccttacaataatgcaaaaacagtaattattgtACAGTACATCTGTATATCATCTAGCCTTTaccataaaacgtaccatatgtacataTGTTACCTGTTCCAGGGAAAAAAATGGACACTCTTTTAGCagcactcagtggacatttctgttggaaactgcagtgatgtgTACTTATTGTTACGTATTTCACATTTCATGAAAAAGTTCCTCCAGGTACGTTTTCACCATGAGACCAGGTtgataattacaatatatacaaaCACTACCATTTAATTGTGACAGTagagacatttataaagttgcaaaaatatatttaaaataatttttgctcTATTGAATTTctattaaagggaaccctgggaaTAAAGACTGGCTTAATATGGTTCAATATAACGCTCAATATACATAACCGATGTCTCTTActtaaatatgtagtagaaaacccatgaaagattaacgctattttaaaaatccacattgttttatatttattttggactgtggggggcgccattatttcgatgacgtgaaatggttgcactctgtgagctactggtgctacctgttgctatttttaacgcaacacaattcagaaaataaaatgctgatacgatgaccacagctactgaaagagcttacaggtggaaATGGATACAAGcctaggcttaaaccaaatgccataccataaatttttccccacaaggagtctattTGATATTCCCTGATATAGAGTGAAATCCAACtcaaaattacaaccaaaagccacaaaATGTGGCATCATattagtattttcttttcagagttgtgttgtgttaaaaatagcaaaagcttgtgccagtagctcactgaatgcaaccatttgacgtcattgaaataatggtgccacccatagtccaaaatatgtatgaaaagatgttgattcattaaaggagaagtccacttccagtacagaaatttacagataatgtactcacccctttgtcatccaagatgttcatgtctttctttcttcaggcgtgaagaaattatgtttttcgagGGAAACATCTCAgtgactgatatggtgccccgattttgaacttccaaaatgcagtttaaatgggtcttacctagtgaaacaatcggttattttcattaaaaaaaaaaaaaaaaaaaaaaaaaaaaaaaaaaaaaaaaaaaaaaattaaatatttttaatctcaaattctcatcttgtcttgctcttcctgaactctgtgtattcagaCTCAAGAAAACCCCCAATTGtactttctccctcaacttcaaaaatcatttcaaatcatcctaaatcgctgcagaagtaccgacccagtctttgcaaagtgaacatgcaaagaagatcaaacacccttaacaaaaaaggtaaaacagcgatatagggcgattttgaagttgagggagaacattaGATAGGaagttttcgacataccctgtcatgaaccagaaaaaacagttcaggcagagtaagacaagaagacatgcgtttgacattaaaaagtatataaattgtatttttttttttttttaatgaaaataaccaatcgtttcactagataagatccttcttcctcggctgggatcatttgaagatgcatttaaactgcattttggaagttcaaaatcagggcaccatatcagtccattatatagagaaaaaaccttgaaatgttttcctcacaaaacataatttctttacggctgaagaaagaaagacatgaacatcttgaatgacaaggggtgagtacattatctgtcaatttttgttctggaagtggacttctcctttaaataacgttaatttttaatgggttttctactacttatttcagtaagagatgtcatttacattacattaagccAATcatttcagcattgataataaagaggaatgtttcttaaacagcgaatcagtatattagaacgattaaattagataaattagattttacaatatattaaaaagatatattttaaattgtaataatatttaataaaataatagtttttactgtatttttttaatacaatttgtGAGCATAGCCTTGGCGagcataatattaaaatgagtgTCATTAGTGTAGATGCCATAATGTGGTGTAGTTTAATTGCAGTACCTTTGAGGCCAGGGACGAGGATCTGGACG
Above is a genomic segment from Labeo rohita strain BAU-BD-2019 chromosome 17, IGBB_LRoh.1.0, whole genome shotgun sequence containing:
- the colec11 gene encoding collectin-11 isoform X1 → MGGEKLVACILVTMLSLTLMRSVYGQHMPEEPCSVQILVPGLKGEAGEKGEKGAPGRPGKVGPPGEPGPPGVKGQKGSPGRYGKMGPTGLKGIKGDMGDPGPKGPNGDPGVPCECAPLRKMIGEMDIQVAQLTNELKFIKNALPSPAAVAGIKETDSKVYLLVKEEKRYRDAEVFCQGRGGHLAMPKDAAANRAIAGYVTDAGLSRVYIGINDLEREGHFVYVERSPMTTFSKWREGEPNNAYDDEDCVEMVSSGEWIDVACHLTMYFVCEFDKDTV
- the colec11 gene encoding collectin-11 isoform X2, with translation MGGEKLVACILVTMLSLTLMRSVYGQHMPEEPCSVQILVPGLKGEAGEKGEKGAPGRPGKVGPPGEPGPPGVKGQKGSPGRYGKMGPTGLKGIKGDMGDPGPKGPNGDPGVPCECAPLRKMIGEMDIQVAQLTNELKFIKNAVAGIKETDSKVYLLVKEEKRYRDAEVFCQGRGGHLAMPKDAAANRAIAGYVTDAGLSRVYIGINDLEREGHFVYVERSPMTTFSKWREGEPNNAYDDEDCVEMVSSGEWIDVACHLTMYFVCEFDKDTV